In Thermosynechococcus sichuanensis E542, a single genomic region encodes these proteins:
- a CDS encoding phosphoketolase family protein: MVSSPPRPTELTEDIHAFGPARATIQGQPLSDSEVEAMDAFFRACNYLAVGMIYLLDNPLLKEPLKPEHIKKRLLGHWGSSPGLAFCYLHLNRIIKKYQQEVIFLAGPGHGAPGVLAPVYLEGSYTEIYHNISEDAHGLKKFFKQFSFPGGIGSHCTPETPGSIHEGGELGYVLSHACGAAFDNPDLIVAAVVGDGEAETGPLATSWHVNKFLNPARDGAVLPILNLNGYKINNPTILARIPHQDLESYFRGLGYEPCFVEGSDRPSMHQAMAATLDYCVTRIKEIQRAAREEGVTTLPRWPMIVLRTPKGWTGPAQVNGHKVEGFWRSHQVPLADVHTNPENLKLLENWLRSYRPEELFDENGTFRPELKALAPTGNYRMGMNPHANGGLLRKDLKMPDFRQYGITFEKPAQIEVENTRPLGVFLRDVMRNNPTNFRVFGPDETTSNKLNAIYEVSKKFWIAEYFEEDADGGELSPNGRVIEMLSEHTMEGMLEGYLLTGRHGFFSTYESFVHVIDSMFNQHAKWLSICNELSWRADIASLNLLITSTVWRQDHNGFTHQDPGFLDIVCNKSAKVTRIYLPPDVNSLLSVADHCLRSKNYVNVIVSDKQLHLQYMTMDQAIVHCTKGLGIWDWASNDEGCEPDLVMASAGDIPTQEALAAIALLRQEFPELKIRYINVVDLFKLQPETEHPHGLSDRDFDSLFTLDRPIIFNFHGYPWLIHRLTYRRHNHRNLHVRGYKEKGNINTPLELAINNEIDRFSLAIDAIDRLPGLQVAGAHAKEKFRNMQIEARNYAYEYGVDKPEFSHWTWPF; the protein is encoded by the coding sequence ATGGTTAGCTCTCCTCCCCGTCCCACCGAACTCACTGAGGATATTCATGCTTTTGGTCCTGCTCGCGCCACGATTCAAGGACAGCCCTTGAGCGATAGTGAAGTTGAGGCCATGGATGCCTTCTTCCGTGCCTGTAACTATCTGGCCGTGGGCATGATTTATCTACTCGATAATCCCCTGCTCAAGGAACCCCTCAAGCCTGAACACATCAAAAAACGCCTCCTTGGTCACTGGGGATCGAGTCCGGGTCTCGCTTTTTGCTACCTTCACCTCAATCGCATTATTAAAAAGTACCAACAGGAGGTGATTTTCCTCGCTGGGCCTGGCCATGGGGCGCCGGGAGTCTTGGCACCCGTTTACCTTGAGGGCAGTTACACCGAGATTTACCACAACATTAGTGAGGATGCCCACGGCCTCAAAAAATTCTTCAAGCAGTTCTCCTTCCCCGGTGGCATTGGTAGCCACTGCACCCCAGAAACCCCCGGCTCAATTCATGAAGGGGGAGAGCTGGGCTATGTCCTTTCCCATGCCTGTGGTGCGGCTTTTGATAACCCCGATTTAATTGTGGCAGCAGTGGTTGGCGATGGCGAAGCAGAAACGGGACCTTTGGCCACCTCATGGCATGTCAATAAGTTCCTCAACCCAGCGCGGGATGGGGCAGTCTTACCGATTCTCAACTTGAATGGCTACAAGATTAACAACCCAACCATTCTGGCACGAATCCCCCATCAAGATTTGGAGAGCTATTTCCGGGGTCTAGGGTATGAACCCTGCTTTGTGGAAGGCTCCGATCGCCCCTCAATGCACCAAGCCATGGCGGCTACCCTTGACTACTGCGTGACTAGAATTAAGGAGATTCAACGGGCCGCCCGCGAAGAGGGTGTCACCACCTTACCCCGTTGGCCGATGATTGTGCTGCGTACCCCCAAGGGTTGGACTGGACCTGCGCAAGTGAATGGCCACAAAGTGGAAGGCTTCTGGCGATCGCACCAGGTGCCCCTAGCGGATGTCCACACTAACCCCGAAAACCTCAAGCTCCTCGAAAATTGGCTGCGCAGCTACCGTCCTGAGGAACTCTTTGATGAGAATGGCACATTTCGTCCTGAACTCAAGGCCTTAGCGCCGACCGGCAACTACCGCATGGGCATGAATCCCCACGCCAACGGTGGACTATTGCGCAAGGATTTGAAAATGCCGGACTTTCGCCAGTATGGCATTACCTTTGAGAAACCAGCGCAAATTGAGGTGGAAAATACCCGTCCCCTTGGCGTCTTCCTGCGGGATGTGATGCGCAATAACCCAACCAATTTCCGTGTCTTTGGCCCCGATGAAACGACTTCCAATAAACTCAATGCCATTTACGAGGTCAGCAAGAAATTCTGGATTGCCGAATACTTTGAGGAGGATGCCGATGGCGGTGAATTATCCCCCAATGGTCGCGTCATTGAAATGCTCAGCGAGCACACCATGGAGGGGATGCTGGAGGGCTACCTGCTGACGGGGCGCCATGGGTTCTTCTCCACCTACGAGTCCTTTGTCCATGTGATTGACTCGATGTTTAACCAACACGCCAAATGGTTGAGCATCTGCAATGAACTCTCATGGCGGGCGGACATTGCTTCGTTGAATCTGCTCATCACGTCAACGGTGTGGCGGCAGGATCACAATGGCTTCACCCACCAAGATCCGGGCTTTTTGGACATTGTCTGCAACAAGAGTGCGAAGGTGACGCGGATTTACCTGCCCCCCGATGTCAACTCCCTGTTGTCGGTGGCGGATCACTGCCTGCGGAGCAAAAACTATGTGAATGTGATTGTTTCTGACAAGCAGTTGCACTTGCAGTACATGACGATGGATCAAGCGATTGTCCACTGCACGAAGGGGTTAGGCATTTGGGACTGGGCCAGTAATGATGAAGGCTGTGAACCCGATCTGGTGATGGCCAGTGCCGGGGACATTCCCACCCAAGAGGCCTTGGCGGCGATCGCCCTGTTGCGGCAGGAGTTTCCAGAGCTGAAGATTCGCTATATCAATGTGGTGGATCTCTTTAAGCTGCAACCGGAAACCGAACACCCCCACGGCCTCAGCGATCGCGACTTTGATAGTCTCTTTACCCTCGATCGCCCGATTATCTTTAACTTCCATGGCTATCCGTGGTTGATCCACCGTCTCACGTACCGCCGCCACAATCACCGTAATTTGCATGTGCGTGGCTACAAAGAAAAGGGCAACATCAACACCCCCCTTGAGTTGGCCATCAATAATGAGATTGATCGCTTTAGTCTCGCCATTGATGCTATCGATCGCCTCCCCGGTCTTCAGGTGGCGGGTGCCCATGCCAAGGAGAAATTCCGCAACATGCAAATTGAAGCCCGCAACTACGCCTACGAGTACGGTGTGGACAAGCCGGAGTTTAGCCACTGGACTTGGCCGTTTTAG
- a CDS encoding TatD family hydrolase, whose amino-acid sequence MLVDTHVHLNFPEYAPDLEAVAERWRSAGVVRLVHSCVEPSEFPTIQSLAAQFPELFMAVGLHPLDTEQWQPDLKDKIASLAASDPKVVAIGETGLDFYKATNREEQETAFWAQLEVAHSLNLPVIIHCREAAAAARDLLQQFVRDRGRVQGVMHCWGGTPEETEWFLDLGLFISFSGTVTFKNAKQIHASAQMVPSDRLLVETDCPFLAPVPKRGEKRNEPSYVRFVAEAVARLRQCDLLALEQQTTLNACHLFRLPLPAELTP is encoded by the coding sequence ATGTTGGTGGATACCCACGTCCATCTCAACTTTCCAGAGTACGCACCCGATCTGGAGGCAGTGGCTGAGCGCTGGCGATCGGCAGGAGTTGTGCGGCTCGTTCATTCCTGCGTTGAACCCAGTGAATTTCCCACTATTCAGAGCCTTGCTGCGCAGTTTCCCGAACTCTTTATGGCAGTGGGTCTCCATCCCTTGGATACGGAACAGTGGCAGCCAGATCTCAAGGACAAAATTGCCAGCCTTGCCGCCAGTGATCCTAAGGTGGTGGCCATTGGCGAAACGGGTTTAGATTTTTACAAAGCCACGAACCGCGAAGAACAGGAGACGGCCTTTTGGGCACAGTTGGAAGTGGCCCACAGCTTGAATTTGCCAGTAATTATCCACTGTCGGGAGGCAGCGGCTGCTGCACGAGATTTACTGCAACAGTTTGTTCGCGATCGCGGGCGCGTGCAAGGGGTGATGCACTGCTGGGGCGGTACCCCCGAAGAAACCGAGTGGTTTCTCGACCTTGGCCTTTTCATTAGCTTTAGCGGCACCGTCACCTTTAAGAACGCTAAACAGATCCATGCCTCGGCGCAAATGGTTCCCAGCGATCGCCTGCTGGTGGAAACCGACTGCCCCTTCCTTGCCCCTGTGCCCAAACGGGGTGAAAAACGCAACGAACCTAGCTATGTCCGCTTTGTCGCTGAAGCCGTCGCCCGTCTGCGGCAGTGTGACCTCTTGGCATTAGAACAACAGACGACCCTCAACGCCTGCCATCTTTTTCGTTTGCCGCTGCCCGCCGAACTTACCCCATAA
- the rpsT gene encoding 30S ribosomal protein S20, giving the protein MANIKSAAKRAQIAERNRLRNKAYRSAVRTLIKNFLNAVSEYSAEPTPEKLAEVHHRMNLAYSKIDKAVKRGVLHRNTGARRKARLARILNKTLQPAA; this is encoded by the coding sequence GTGGCTAACATCAAATCTGCCGCTAAACGTGCCCAAATTGCTGAGCGCAACCGTCTGCGCAACAAAGCCTATCGCTCGGCAGTGCGCACGCTGATTAAAAACTTCTTGAATGCCGTGAGTGAGTATAGTGCTGAGCCAACCCCAGAAAAGCTAGCAGAAGTGCACCACAGAATGAACTTGGCCTATAGCAAAATTGACAAAGCCGTAAAGCGCGGCGTTCTCCATCGCAACACCGGTGCACGGCGTAAAGCCCGTCTAGCCCGTATCCTGAACAAAACGCTGCAACCCGCTGCCTAA
- the larB gene encoding nickel pincer cofactor biosynthesis protein LarB, with protein sequence MPDSLRQILTAIAQGQLSVETAYRQLQHLAYEPIGDFARIDHQRQQRTGFPEVIWGPGKTPQQIAEILERMRPHYPCVMATRISPEVFEVVRSRVGGLHYFEKARICSTAPILPPQFPLQVGLVCAGTADLPVAEEAAVTLQLSGFGVERFWDVGVAGIHRLLSVRDRLEEMAVLIVVAGMEGALPSVVAGLVSVPVIAVPTSIGYGANFGGLAALLTMLNSCAPGIGVVNIDNGFGAAMLVAKILRSLSQRL encoded by the coding sequence ATGCCCGATTCACTGCGGCAAATTTTGACGGCGATCGCCCAAGGGCAACTAAGTGTAGAGACTGCCTATCGCCAACTGCAACACCTTGCCTACGAACCCATTGGTGATTTTGCGCGGATTGATCACCAGCGGCAGCAGCGCACTGGCTTTCCAGAGGTGATTTGGGGTCCCGGCAAAACCCCGCAGCAAATTGCCGAAATTCTGGAGCGGATGCGTCCCCACTATCCCTGTGTGATGGCCACACGCATTTCTCCAGAGGTGTTTGAGGTGGTGCGATCGCGCGTCGGTGGACTGCACTATTTTGAAAAGGCGCGGATTTGTAGTACAGCCCCTATTTTGCCGCCGCAGTTTCCGCTTCAGGTGGGCTTGGTCTGTGCCGGTACAGCGGATTTACCTGTGGCCGAAGAAGCGGCAGTGACGTTGCAGCTTTCAGGATTTGGCGTTGAGCGGTTTTGGGATGTGGGGGTGGCTGGCATTCATCGGCTGCTGAGTGTGCGCGATCGCCTAGAGGAGATGGCCGTGCTCATTGTGGTTGCCGGTATGGAGGGGGCACTGCCCAGTGTGGTGGCGGGACTCGTCTCAGTACCCGTGATTGCGGTGCCCACCAGTATTGGCTATGGGGCAAACTTTGGTGGTTTAGCAGCGCTACTGACAATGCTCAACTCCTGTGCCCCCGGCATTGGTGTCGTCAATATTGACAATGGCTTTGGGGCGGCAATGCTGGTGGCCAAGATCTTGCGATCGCTCAGCCAACGGTTATAA
- the hisF gene encoding imidazole glycerol phosphate synthase subunit HisF, whose amino-acid sequence MLAKRILPCLDVKAGRVVKGVNFVNLRDAGDPVELAQAYNAAGADELVFLDITATHEERNIIIDVVYRTADQVFIPLTVGGGIQSLTMIKDLLRAGADKVSLNSAAVRQPDLVNQASDRFGAQCIVVAIDARRDPHCDPNHPRWQVYVRGGREATGLDAVEWAVEMAKRGAGELLVTSMDADGTQAGYDLELTRAIAERVEIPVIASGGAGTCEHIRAALVEGKAEAALLASLLHYGQLTIAQIKDYLHQHQVPVRQEEPLPR is encoded by the coding sequence ATGCTTGCTAAACGAATTTTGCCCTGTCTGGATGTGAAGGCGGGTCGCGTCGTCAAGGGCGTGAACTTTGTCAACCTGCGCGATGCCGGCGATCCGGTCGAACTCGCCCAAGCCTACAATGCAGCGGGTGCCGATGAACTGGTGTTTCTCGATATTACAGCCACCCATGAAGAGCGCAACATCATTATTGATGTTGTCTATCGCACAGCGGATCAGGTGTTTATTCCCCTAACGGTGGGGGGTGGCATTCAGTCCCTGACGATGATCAAAGACCTGCTAAGAGCGGGGGCGGATAAGGTAAGTCTCAACTCGGCGGCGGTGCGACAACCCGATCTCGTGAATCAGGCCAGCGATCGCTTTGGTGCCCAGTGTATCGTTGTTGCCATTGATGCGCGGCGCGACCCCCACTGTGATCCCAACCACCCCCGTTGGCAAGTCTATGTGCGCGGCGGACGGGAAGCCACGGGTCTAGACGCCGTTGAATGGGCAGTGGAAATGGCTAAGCGGGGTGCGGGTGAACTGCTGGTGACCAGTATGGATGCCGACGGCACACAGGCGGGCTACGACCTCGAATTGACGCGGGCGATCGCCGAGCGGGTGGAAATTCCTGTGATTGCCTCCGGAGGGGCGGGCACCTGTGAGCATATTCGCGCTGCCCTTGTGGAAGGAAAAGCAGAGGCGGCACTCTTAGCTTCGCTCCTCCACTATGGCCAATTGACGATCGCCCAGATCAAGGACTATCTGCATCAACACCAAGTGCCCGTGCGCCAAGAGGAACCCCTCCCTCGATAA
- a CDS encoding M23 family metallopeptidase: protein MEQRVIALGLTVGLLTMALGTRQSAAETIPVEPEAAAPIFVNPVQPVDSEPLVFSTEPVDPPAGSEPLENLKPARSIPVVIQERSTGCQVIVTEGIPHNICQAQGAQQSPITTATNPPSAPASYRPVVAANSRNFVPPAQTAAPAYVRQPFPGPNPLRWLKVNNGQMLFPLPFPVPITSTFGWRIHPIFGDRRFHSGTDLGAPQGTPVLAVFDGRVVESTWLGGYGLTVILQHPPEQHQTLYAHLSQRFVNPGQWVKQGDVIGLVGSTGNSTGPHLHFEIHEMTAQGLIPVAPEARLELALAQLKQAIAQARQQSNRSS from the coding sequence ATGGAACAGCGCGTCATTGCCCTTGGGCTAACTGTGGGTCTATTGACAATGGCCTTGGGAACTCGCCAAAGTGCTGCCGAAACGATTCCAGTCGAACCCGAAGCGGCTGCACCGATCTTTGTCAATCCTGTTCAACCGGTGGATAGTGAGCCTCTTGTTTTCTCCACAGAACCAGTGGATCCACCCGCCGGCAGCGAACCCCTCGAAAACCTCAAGCCGGCCCGTTCTATTCCCGTGGTGATCCAAGAACGCTCCACAGGCTGTCAGGTGATCGTCACTGAGGGCATTCCCCACAACATTTGCCAAGCCCAAGGTGCTCAGCAATCCCCCATCACGACCGCCACCAATCCACCGTCTGCCCCAGCCTCCTATCGCCCTGTGGTGGCTGCAAACTCAAGAAATTTTGTGCCACCTGCCCAAACGGCTGCGCCGGCCTATGTACGCCAGCCTTTTCCGGGACCGAATCCCTTGCGTTGGCTAAAGGTCAACAATGGCCAAATGCTCTTTCCTTTGCCGTTCCCAGTGCCCATTACCTCAACCTTTGGCTGGCGTATCCATCCCATTTTTGGCGATCGCCGCTTCCATTCGGGAACCGATTTGGGCGCTCCGCAAGGGACACCCGTACTGGCAGTTTTTGATGGCCGTGTGGTGGAGTCCACCTGGCTGGGGGGCTATGGCCTCACCGTCATTTTGCAACACCCGCCAGAACAGCACCAAACCCTCTACGCCCACCTCTCACAGCGTTTTGTCAATCCCGGTCAATGGGTGAAGCAGGGAGATGTGATTGGCCTTGTCGGCAGTACGGGCAACTCCACAGGGCCGCACCTGCATTTTGAGATCCATGAGATGACTGCCCAAGGGTTGATTCCCGTTGCCCCCGAAGCGCGGTTAGAATTGGCACTAGCACAGTTAAAGCAGGCGATCGCCCAAGCCCGTCAGCAATCGAATCGCAGTTCATAG
- the mrdA gene encoding penicillin-binding protein 2 has protein sequence MAMLKTRPTRPLTYQAYDRVVGKQGRVLVLLSIMTLFLLGGIGTRLGYLQIVEGDRNRQMADENRIRLIPKPPERGKILDRKGRILAGNKFSYSVFLWPLAAKKPEWPQTVRILSRVLNIPASEIEARVKQAGVNSPSLIRIAQGITPAQIVALEEHRNFLTGVEIDREAMRFYPHGETAAHIIGYIGELNEEELAARRDQGYRLGDVMGKMGVEATYEKVLRGTWGGQQVEVDGQGKVIRILGQKVARPGNDITLSVDLDLQKAAEAALGNRPGAIVAMDPRDGSILALASYPAFDPNWFARRMTQAQWEELQRRQFPFVNRALQGFPPASTFKIVTTVAGLESGKFSPDTVLMTYPALYSGGFAFHDWNRAGFGPLGFVGAMAWSSNTFFGQVARRIGPETLIEWARRFGMGSKTGIDLPGEAAGFVPDPKWKQETFGEGWYDGDSLITAIGQGALQVSPVQAAVMFAVPANGGYKVRPHLIASENPARWRQSLNLKPSTVQVLRQGLRQVVTSGTGAALNVPEVAIAGKSGTGEDPPRPHHTWFGAYAPADKPEIVVVAFAENSGGGGGSVAGPMVLKVIQTYMKIRDR, from the coding sequence ATGGCAATGCTAAAAACGCGCCCGACTCGTCCCCTCACCTACCAAGCCTACGATCGCGTGGTTGGCAAACAGGGTCGGGTCTTGGTGTTGCTTTCGATCATGACCCTATTTTTGCTGGGGGGCATTGGTACCCGTTTGGGCTATCTGCAAATTGTCGAGGGCGATCGCAACCGCCAGATGGCCGATGAAAACCGTATTCGCCTAATTCCCAAGCCCCCAGAGCGGGGGAAGATTCTGGATCGCAAAGGGCGGATCCTCGCGGGAAACAAGTTTTCCTACTCCGTGTTTCTCTGGCCCCTTGCTGCTAAAAAGCCCGAATGGCCGCAGACGGTGAGAATCCTCTCGCGGGTGCTCAATATCCCCGCCAGTGAGATCGAAGCGCGGGTCAAGCAAGCAGGGGTGAATTCCCCTTCCTTGATTCGCATCGCCCAAGGGATTACTCCAGCTCAAATTGTCGCCCTCGAAGAACACCGCAATTTCCTGACGGGGGTCGAAATTGACCGTGAGGCCATGCGCTTTTATCCCCACGGCGAAACGGCGGCTCATATTATTGGCTACATTGGCGAGCTGAATGAGGAAGAACTAGCGGCGCGTCGGGATCAGGGCTACCGCCTTGGCGATGTCATGGGCAAAATGGGCGTCGAAGCCACCTATGAAAAGGTGTTGCGGGGGACATGGGGCGGTCAGCAGGTGGAGGTGGATGGCCAAGGTAAAGTGATTCGCATTCTTGGTCAAAAAGTTGCCCGACCGGGGAATGACATCACGCTTTCAGTGGATTTGGACTTACAAAAAGCGGCGGAAGCTGCCCTAGGGAATCGGCCGGGGGCGATCGTGGCGATGGATCCGCGTGATGGATCGATTCTTGCCCTTGCCAGTTATCCTGCCTTTGACCCCAATTGGTTTGCCCGCCGTATGACCCAAGCGCAATGGGAGGAGCTACAACGGCGGCAATTTCCTTTTGTCAACCGTGCTTTGCAAGGCTTCCCTCCCGCGAGTACGTTCAAAATCGTAACGACGGTGGCGGGTCTAGAGTCTGGGAAGTTCAGCCCTGATACGGTACTGATGACCTATCCTGCCCTCTACAGCGGTGGCTTTGCCTTCCACGATTGGAACCGGGCAGGCTTTGGCCCCCTTGGCTTTGTGGGTGCGATGGCGTGGAGTAGCAACACCTTTTTTGGGCAAGTGGCGCGCCGTATTGGTCCTGAGACGCTCATTGAGTGGGCACGGCGCTTTGGCATGGGGTCTAAAACGGGGATTGACTTGCCGGGTGAAGCCGCCGGCTTTGTCCCTGACCCCAAGTGGAAACAGGAAACCTTTGGTGAAGGGTGGTACGATGGTGACTCTTTGATCACGGCTATTGGTCAAGGGGCATTACAGGTCAGTCCAGTTCAAGCGGCAGTGATGTTTGCGGTGCCGGCCAATGGCGGCTACAAAGTGCGGCCGCACTTGATTGCTTCCGAAAATCCCGCTCGCTGGCGACAGTCATTGAATTTGAAGCCCTCTACGGTGCAGGTGCTGCGCCAAGGTTTACGGCAGGTGGTGACCAGTGGTACAGGTGCTGCATTAAATGTTCCTGAGGTGGCGATCGCCGGCAAAAGTGGTACTGGGGAAGACCCCCCCCGTCCTCACCACACTTGGTTTGGTGCCTATGCCCCTGCGGACAAGCCCGAAATTGTGGTCGTCGCCTTTGCTGAAAACTCTGGTGGCGGCGGTGGTTCCGTGGCAGGACCGATGGTGCTCAAAGTGATTCAAACCTATATGAAGATTCGCGATCGCTAG
- a CDS encoding M3 family metallopeptidase, which yields MVIATSPHTDNPLLRGDGFPPFDQIQVSHVEPAVRQLLQELTQELETLEQSFTPTWEGLVEPLERLSDRLGWTWGIVSHLTGVKNSPELRQAYEAVQPQVVEFYTRLGQSRPLYEGFKALAASPEFQSYPPARKRIVEAAIRNAEHSGVSLTGAAKERFNAIQLELAELSTQFSNNLLDATKAFRLKLTQPDEVAGLPPSLLALAAQTARQDGIETATPETGPWHITLDFPSFGPFMQHSQRRDLREQVYRAYISRASSGEWDNRPILERILALRVEEAQLLGFNTYAELSLASKMADSVASVEKLLEELRQVSYSAAARELEELKAFAAAQGAPEANDLQHWDIPYWAERQREALFDFNDEELRPYFPLPQVLEGLFGLVKRLFGVTVVPADGQVPVWHPDVRFFAILDENNLTIAHFYLDPYSRPAEKRGGAWMDDCLGRAKYRIQGEWRTRLPVAYLVCNQTPPVDGKPSLMTFSEVETLFHEFGHGLHHMLTRVDEAGAAGINNVEWDAVELPSQFMENWCYHRPTLFGMARHYETGEPLPEHYYEKLVAARTYRAGSALLRQLHFSLLDLELHHRYQPGQGETPQQVRDRLAQTTTILPPLPEDAFLCSFSHIFAGGYAAGYYSYLWAEVLSADAFAAFEEVGLDNEQAIAEMGRRYRETVLALGGSQPPMEIFKAFRGREPITEPLLRHRGLLSAI from the coding sequence ATGGTTATTGCGACTTCCCCTCACACCGATAATCCCCTCTTGCGAGGTGATGGCTTTCCTCCCTTTGATCAGATTCAGGTGAGCCATGTTGAGCCAGCCGTGCGCCAACTGTTGCAGGAACTCACCCAAGAATTAGAGACCCTCGAGCAATCCTTTACCCCCACGTGGGAAGGGCTAGTGGAACCCCTCGAACGCTTGAGCGATCGCCTCGGTTGGACGTGGGGCATTGTCAGCCATCTCACGGGAGTGAAAAACAGTCCTGAACTGCGCCAAGCCTACGAAGCCGTGCAACCCCAAGTAGTGGAGTTCTATACCCGTTTGGGGCAATCGCGTCCCCTCTATGAAGGCTTTAAGGCACTGGCGGCCAGTCCCGAATTTCAGAGCTATCCCCCCGCGCGCAAACGCATTGTTGAGGCCGCCATTCGCAACGCCGAACACAGTGGCGTGAGTTTGACAGGCGCCGCCAAAGAGCGCTTTAATGCCATTCAACTGGAATTGGCGGAGCTATCTACGCAGTTTTCCAACAACCTTTTGGATGCCACCAAGGCCTTTCGCCTCAAGCTCACCCAACCCGATGAAGTGGCTGGACTTCCCCCCAGCCTACTGGCGCTGGCTGCCCAAACCGCTCGCCAAGATGGCATTGAGACCGCCACCCCCGAAACAGGGCCATGGCACATTACGCTTGACTTCCCCAGCTTTGGCCCCTTTATGCAGCACAGCCAACGGCGGGATTTGCGGGAGCAAGTGTATCGCGCCTACATTTCCCGTGCCAGTAGTGGTGAGTGGGATAACCGCCCCATCCTCGAGCGCATCCTTGCCCTGCGGGTGGAAGAGGCACAGCTTCTGGGATTCAACACCTATGCTGAACTCAGCCTTGCCAGCAAAATGGCCGACAGTGTGGCCAGTGTGGAAAAGCTCCTCGAGGAACTGCGTCAAGTCAGCTATTCGGCAGCAGCGCGAGAACTCGAAGAACTGAAAGCCTTTGCCGCTGCCCAAGGGGCACCCGAAGCTAACGATCTACAGCACTGGGATATTCCCTACTGGGCTGAACGGCAGCGGGAAGCTCTCTTTGACTTCAATGATGAAGAACTACGCCCCTACTTTCCTCTCCCCCAAGTACTTGAGGGGTTATTTGGCCTCGTGAAGCGGCTTTTTGGGGTAACGGTGGTGCCAGCAGATGGGCAAGTCCCCGTTTGGCATCCGGATGTCCGCTTTTTTGCCATCCTCGATGAAAATAACCTAACGATCGCCCACTTTTACCTTGACCCCTACAGCCGCCCTGCCGAAAAACGCGGTGGTGCATGGATGGACGATTGCCTTGGCCGTGCCAAATATCGCATTCAGGGGGAATGGCGTACCCGCTTACCTGTTGCCTACTTAGTCTGCAATCAAACCCCACCGGTGGATGGCAAGCCCAGCCTGATGACCTTTAGCGAAGTGGAAACCCTCTTCCATGAGTTTGGTCATGGTTTGCACCACATGCTAACGCGGGTAGATGAAGCGGGGGCAGCGGGCATCAACAACGTCGAGTGGGACGCCGTCGAACTCCCCAGTCAATTTATGGAAAATTGGTGCTACCATCGCCCGACCCTTTTTGGCATGGCACGGCACTATGAAACGGGGGAACCCCTGCCAGAACACTACTACGAAAAACTGGTTGCCGCCCGTACCTATCGCGCCGGCAGTGCCCTATTGCGGCAGTTGCACTTTAGTTTGTTGGATTTAGAACTGCACCATCGCTATCAACCGGGGCAAGGAGAAACGCCCCAACAGGTGCGCGATCGCCTAGCGCAGACAACAACCATTTTGCCCCCCCTGCCAGAGGATGCCTTTCTCTGTAGTTTTAGTCATATTTTTGCCGGCGGCTATGCGGCGGGTTACTACAGCTATCTTTGGGCAGAAGTTCTCAGTGCCGATGCCTTTGCTGCCTTTGAGGAAGTGGGCTTAGACAACGAGCAAGCCATTGCTGAAATGGGGCGACGCTATCGCGAAACTGTGCTTGCCCTTGGCGGTAGCCAACCCCCCATGGAAATTTTCAAAGCCTTCCGAGGCCGTGAACCGATCACCGAACCCCTACTCCGCCACCGAGGTTTATTGTCAGCAATTTGA